In Pengzhenrongella sicca, a single genomic region encodes these proteins:
- a CDS encoding 2-aminoethylphosphonate--pyruvate transaminase produces the protein MRPHEARLALVCSRRTQSAWRGTIIPAPKLLTPGPLTTSDATRRAMLTDWGSWDPDFAAVTREVCAELIAIASTERDDLRCVPLQGSGTFAVEAAVRTLVPPGGSIVVLVNGAYGRRMADLCRRAGRVAIVHETADDVAPDPADLAALLAAHPEASHVGLVHCETSTGLLNPLGPIADVVAAAGRRLIVDAMSSFGVLPVHAEHPAIDAIVAASGKGLEGVPGMGFVLAPEGVLLASAGRCDSLALDLSEQYSYLTRTGQWRFTPPTHVVAGLQAALAQYRDEGGITARRQRYQANGDVLLGEMTALGFRSFLPAELQAPIIYTFHAPRDDRWDFPTFYREVKARGFILYPGKLTRAETFRVGCIGAVTTQDLKAAVAAIADSLAALGVVRI, from the coding sequence GTGCGTCCACACGAAGCGCGCCTGGCGCTGGTCTGCTCGAGGCGAACGCAATCCGCCTGGAGAGGAACGATCATCCCCGCCCCGAAGCTGCTGACACCCGGCCCGCTGACCACGTCCGACGCGACCCGTCGAGCGATGCTCACGGACTGGGGCTCGTGGGATCCAGACTTTGCCGCCGTCACCCGTGAGGTCTGCGCCGAGCTGATCGCGATCGCCTCGACCGAGCGCGACGACCTGCGGTGCGTGCCCCTGCAGGGGAGCGGGACGTTCGCGGTGGAGGCCGCCGTGCGCACGCTCGTCCCGCCGGGCGGCAGCATCGTGGTGCTCGTCAACGGGGCGTACGGGCGCCGGATGGCCGACCTGTGCCGCCGCGCCGGCCGCGTCGCGATCGTGCACGAGACCGCCGACGACGTCGCACCGGACCCGGCGGATCTCGCGGCCCTGCTCGCGGCGCACCCCGAGGCCAGCCACGTCGGCCTGGTCCACTGCGAGACGAGCACCGGCCTCCTCAACCCGCTCGGGCCGATCGCCGACGTCGTCGCCGCGGCCGGTCGGCGCCTGATCGTCGACGCGATGAGCTCCTTCGGGGTGCTCCCGGTGCACGCCGAGCACCCGGCGATCGACGCGATCGTCGCCGCCTCCGGCAAGGGCCTCGAGGGCGTGCCGGGGATGGGGTTCGTGCTCGCACCGGAGGGCGTGTTGCTGGCGAGCGCGGGGCGATGCGACTCCCTCGCGCTGGACCTCAGCGAGCAGTACTCCTACCTGACCCGGACCGGCCAGTGGCGGTTCACGCCACCCACCCACGTCGTCGCGGGTTTGCAGGCGGCGCTCGCGCAGTACCGCGACGAGGGCGGCATCACGGCCCGCCGCCAGCGCTACCAGGCCAACGGCGACGTGCTGCTCGGCGAGATGACGGCGCTCGGCTTCCGGTCGTTCCTTCCGGCCGAGCTCCAGGCCCCGATCATCTACACGTTCCACGCGCCGCGCGACGACCGCTGGGACTTCCCGACCTTCTACCGCGAGGTCAAGGCCCGCGGCTTCATCCTCTACCCCGGCAAGCTCACCCGCGCCGAGACGTTCCGGGTCGGGTGCATCGGCGCGGTCACCACGCAGGACCTCAAGGCGGCCGTCGCGGCGATCGCCGACTCCCTGGCGGCGCTCGGGGTCGTGCGGATCTGA
- a CDS encoding phosphonatase-like hydrolase, translating to MTFEIAVLDMAGTTVADDGLVESAFSRAVGTLGIQPADDQHATMLDYVRATMGESKIAVFRALLQDEAQAQEANAAFEAAYGDLIDDGFCTALPGAADAIDRLRTGGIKVALTTGFSRATLSRILRALEWEQVADLTLCPADVGRGRPYPDLALSALLALEGTEVRSLVTAGDTGYDMRMGRAAGAGLVAGVLTGAHESDQLLQAGADQVLDSISDLPGLVLNR from the coding sequence ATGACGTTCGAAATCGCAGTGCTCGACATGGCTGGAACGACAGTCGCCGACGACGGGCTCGTCGAGAGCGCGTTCTCGCGGGCCGTCGGCACGCTCGGGATCCAGCCCGCCGACGACCAGCACGCCACCATGCTCGACTACGTCCGGGCCACCATGGGCGAGTCGAAGATCGCCGTCTTCCGGGCCCTCCTGCAGGACGAGGCGCAGGCCCAGGAGGCCAACGCGGCCTTCGAGGCGGCGTACGGCGACCTGATCGACGACGGGTTCTGCACCGCGCTGCCCGGGGCCGCCGACGCCATCGATCGCCTCCGCACCGGCGGCATCAAGGTCGCGCTGACCACAGGGTTCTCCCGGGCGACCCTGTCGCGGATCCTGCGCGCGCTCGAATGGGAGCAGGTGGCCGACCTGACGCTGTGCCCGGCCGACGTCGGCCGCGGGCGGCCGTACCCGGATCTCGCGCTGTCCGCGCTGCTCGCGCTGGAGGGTACGGAGGTTCGTTCCCTCGTCACGGCGGGCGACACGGGCTACGACATGCGGATGGGGCGCGCGGCGGGCGCGGGGCTCGTCGCGGGGGTGCTCACCGGCGCGCACGAGTCGGACCAGCTCCTGCAGGCGGGCGCGGACCAGGTCCTCGACTCGATCAGCGATCTCCCGGGGCTCGTCCTGAACCGCTGA